From Argopecten irradians isolate NY chromosome 12, Ai_NY, whole genome shotgun sequence, one genomic window encodes:
- the LOC138336601 gene encoding uncharacterized protein, whose product MSWSLLIGLVLLANYQGGRSQCQTGALLYYLYPNGDICYWILSLHNPKNGGDSSTACKAEGGDLAYIPNIFALSTVMNLLVNNNANVSGFYAYLGYSRVDSSSSLLEIQGSRYVQDWIPWDTKMDQPLDTDLGCIALHGINGFWHDMHCANNIKALCSTPYYLIGNTKHLLKTVIVIIGSQSTVSSATTQKPPSSITTTQESITTPIITTQNPTTTTSTTRDLTTTTTSTQEPTTTTRTTQNPRTTTTTTIGPTTTTRTTQSPTTTATTRELTTTTTTTQELTTTITTTRGHSTTHGPSTTNGPTTTIKTTQDQTTSALTQVSTTTKSATTFQNPTSNNVISTTLTTHDPTTASTSAQLTSTSMEDISPPNTTECTCYCDQIQFFAAVNMTEELQAKLENLKEETRVDEESLSSSVRKRTSAHDPRPSAAYVGYLGIALLSLVFGGIFLVDCLRVILSVS is encoded by the exons ATGTCGTGGAGTCTTCTAATAGGTTTGGTATTGCTAGCAAATTACCAAg GCGGACGTTCGCAGTGTCAAACCGGCGCATTACTGTACTATCTTTATCCAAACGGGGACATTTGTTATTGGATATTGAGTCTGCACAACCCTAAAAATGGAGGAGATAGTAGCACTGCGTGTAAGGCCGAGGGTGGAGATTTAGCGTACATCCCAAATATTTTTGCTCTCTCCACTGTAATGAATTTATTGGTAAACAATAATGCAAATGTGAG tGGTTTTTATGCGTATCTGGGATACAGTCGTGTTGACTCTTCCTCATCACTACTTGAAATACAAGGGAGTCGATACGTACAGGACTGGATACCCTGGGATACGAAAATGGACCAACCATTAGATACTGACTTAGGATGCATAGCACTCCATGGCATTAACGGATTTTGGCACGACATGCATTGTGCCAATAACATCAAGGCTCTATGTTCAACGCCGTATTATCTCATAGGTAACACAAAACACT TATTGAAAACTGTTATTGTTATCATAGGTAGCCAATCTACAGTTTCTTCTGCAACGACTCAGAAACCGCCATCATCCATCACAACCACCCAGGAATCAATAACAACACCCATCATAACAACCCAGAACCCTACAACCACTACTTCAACAACCCGGGACCTgacaacaacaactacatcaACCCAGGAACCGACAACAACCACTAGAACAACCCAGAACCCAAGAACCACCACTACAACAACCATTGGCCCGACAACAACCACAAGAACAACCCAGAGCCCAACAACAACTGCAACTACCCGAGAACtgacaacaacaactacaacaacccAGGAACTGACAACAACCATTACAACAACCCGGGGCCACTCAACAACCCATGGCCCGTCAACAACCAATGGCCCGACAACAACGATTAAAACAACTCAAGACCAAACAACATCAGCTTTAACTCAGGtctcaacaacaacaaaatcagcAACCACATTTCAGAATCCGACAAGTAAtaatgttatatctacaacttTAACAACGCATGACCCAACTACAGCATCGACGTCCGCACAGTTGACAAGTACATCCATGGAAGACATCTCCCCACCAAACACTACAGAATGCACGTGTTATTGTGATCAAATTCAGTTTTTCGCTGCGGTCAATATGACTGAAGAGCTGCAGGCGAAACTTGAAAATTTGAAGGAGGAGACAAGGGTAGACGAGGAGTCTTTATCGTCCAGTGTTAGGAAGCGGACCAGTGCCCACGATCCCCGTCCTTCCGCAGCCTATGTCGGATACCTCGGGATAGCACTCCTATCCCTTGTGTTTGGTGGAATTTTCCTCGTAGATTGCCTTAGGGTGATACTATCGGTCTCATAA
- the LOC138336487 gene encoding salivary glue protein Sgs-3-like, which translates to MPNPTTSTIAQFESVTNDNATQKSEITEETTATVTQEPTTTFTTTQEQTTNTTIQEPTTVTTTHGSTFNTTTQDLTNDTTQEPTTNTTTKEQTTNTTTQEPTTNTTTQDQTTYTTTKVPTTVTTIHGPTLNTTLQDLTTNTTQNPTTNTTTQEQTTHEPTNNTTTQEPTTIATTQEPTTIATTQEPTTITTTKQTTSTTTTQQTTSTATPFLALISSTLITQEPTSALYASVNVTSLFYVHCVCHCVESNYTIGELEDKLENLKEQTKVDTETLSSTIRTKTCADDPRPSAAHVGYLGLGILILISIAILLPDILNIVITLLRLSLQDRNCS; encoded by the coding sequence ATGCCGAACCCTACAACTTCTACCATAGCACAGTTTGAATCAGTTACCAATGACAACGCTACTCAGAAATCCGAAATAACAGAGGAAACAACAGCTACAGTAACCCAAGAGCCGACAACAACTTTTACAACAACCCAGGAGCAGACAACTAATACAACAATCCAGGAACCAACAACTGTTACAACAACCCATGGATCGACATTTAATACAACAACACAGGACCTGACAAATGATACAACACAGGAACCGACAACTAATACAACAACCAAGGAACAGACAACTAATACAACAACCCAGGAACCAACAACTAATACAACAACCCAGGATCAGACAACTTATACAACAACCAAGGTACCAACAACTGTTACAACAATCCATGGACCGACATTAAATACAACACTACAGGACCTGACAACTAATACAACACAAAACCCGACAACTAATACAACAACCCAGGAACAGACAACTCATGAACCAACAAATAATACAACAACCCAGGAACCAACAACAATTGCAACAACCCAGGAACCAACAACAATTGCAACAACCCAGGAACCGACAACTATTACAACAACTAAGCAAACGACATCTACGACAACAACCCAGCAGACCACTTCAACAGCTACACCATTCCTGGCACTCATATCATCAACTTTGATTACGCAAGAGCCAACAAGCGCTCTATATGCAAGTGTAAACGTTACGTCACTTTTCTACGTACATTGTGTCTGTCACTGTGTAGAAAGCAATTACACTATCGGAGAACTTGAAGATAAACTTGAAAATTTGAAAGAGCAAACGAAAGTCGATACAGAAACATTATCATCTACTATCCGAACAAAGACATGTGCTGACGATCCAAGGCCGTCTGCAGCTCATGTTGGGTATTTAGGATTGGGAATTctaattttaatatcaatagCGATCCTTCTACCTGATATATTAAATATCGTCATTACACTTTTAAGGCTTTCTCTTCAAGATAGAAACTGCAGCTAA